A part of Pseudomonas sp. MYb118 genomic DNA contains:
- a CDS encoding PaaI family thioesterase, translating into MQSPTRETTLAQWIAEEAAMRARLAAPGSLSLAEVSALSPSEFFDGIGNGELPSPPIGTLMDFIPIQWSAGLFIFQGTPDSRHYNPLGSVHGGYAATLLDSCMGCAIHTQLKKGQGYTTLDLRISYVRALTGASGPVRAEGKIIHLGRSTALAEGRIYDVDGRLYATGSTTCMILEARG; encoded by the coding sequence ATGCAAAGCCCGACCCGCGAAACCACCCTCGCCCAATGGATCGCCGAAGAAGCCGCCATGCGCGCCCGTCTGGCGGCGCCGGGCAGCCTGTCCCTGGCCGAAGTCAGTGCGTTATCGCCCAGCGAGTTCTTCGATGGCATCGGCAACGGCGAACTGCCCTCCCCGCCGATTGGTACGTTGATGGATTTCATCCCGATTCAATGGTCGGCCGGGTTGTTCATTTTCCAGGGAACGCCGGACTCGCGGCACTACAACCCGCTGGGCAGCGTGCATGGCGGTTACGCCGCGACCTTGCTGGATTCATGCATGGGCTGTGCGATTCACACACAACTGAAAAAGGGCCAGGGCTACACGACCCTGGACCTGCGCATCAGCTACGTCCGCGCCCTGACCGGCGCCAGCGGCCCGGTGCGGGCCGAGGGCAAGATCATCCACCTGGGACGCTCCACCGCCCTGGCCGAAGGACGAATCTACGACGTGGACGGCCGCCTGTACGCGACAGGATCCACCACCTGCATGATCCTCGAAGCCCGAGGGTAA
- a CDS encoding transporter substrate-binding domain-containing protein — protein MKTFRRFPCLTSLVVLGCLWISSLCAQPQTLSLLGRSNVDGYDIKLADADAQWLRQKGRLVLAVTAPDYPPFDITITGTTYEGLTADYAGLLAQLLHVDIEVRRYASRDDAVRAIKQGTADLLGTANRYETQDPQLRKSSAYADDQSVLVARTDSPLPLDPELAGKRLAMLYHYLPEQQVRAFYPKANVQLFPSTLGAVGAVAFGQADVFIGDAISTHYLISKNYLNNVQMADFSPMESGRFAFAMANDSGPLQRIVNQALAAVPTNERINILRRWGAGGSSIAGNQRLQLSVAEQHWLDEHPRLTVAINENMMPISFIDSEGKYRGISIDVLAKIGLRTGLKFDFQPVSSVGQMLEGIRNGQIDVVAGVSPSIERETELRFTRPFLTSPNVLVTRIGPDSPRTLDDMAGKTLAVTQGNSAGEFTRQHFPQVELVNAPLTGDGLEMVAQGKTDGAINSLISSRIMISRQYRDRLQVTSTVGIDPARSTLATARDAVELHSILDKALLSIAPEEIDEMTGYWRNDLMVEQSFWLRHRHDILQAFAAAGVLLLLALAWIAWQRRQIRMRQVLLGQLQEAKDAADQANRAKTTFLATMSHEIRTPMNALLGMLELALKRADEGITDRGAIEVASNAGQQLLALIGDILDIARIESGHLSLAPERANLRALVASVCRVFEGLARQKNLDWRVDLDERSGCDVLIDPTRFKQVLSNLLSNAIKFTRQGEVSLTLRTEPRDKGHLIINLCIEDSGIGISAFDQQRLFSPFVQAGNSQQSGQQGSGLGLVISRTLCEMMGGELRLDSAPGRGTRIDVSLELPLLKTVASSDFVESPSPQPTRALAILVVDDYPANRLLMSRQLAYLGHRVVEAEDGRQGFEKWCASPFDVLITDCNMPVVNGYELAGAIRDREREQGLPATLILGFTANAQPEEKARCLEAGMDDCLFKPIRLADLGAWLAARFADEPMTTVVEPPALASEIDLSGLERYVGEDHELIEQLLRDLLLSNRSDRDELLKVHALGDEAGLCTLAHRIKGGALMVRASTLIQCCEALERACGDGRAAQIDVAVDQLQQAMTRLEQQLAQG, from the coding sequence ATGAAGACCTTTCGCCGCTTTCCCTGCCTGACGTCCCTTGTCGTACTGGGGTGCCTGTGGATTTCCAGCCTGTGTGCGCAGCCGCAGACCCTGTCCTTGCTGGGGCGTTCGAACGTCGATGGCTATGACATCAAGCTGGCGGACGCCGACGCGCAATGGTTGCGACAAAAGGGCCGACTGGTGCTAGCTGTCACGGCACCCGATTACCCGCCTTTCGATATCACCATCACCGGTACGACCTACGAAGGGCTGACGGCGGACTATGCCGGCCTGCTCGCACAACTGTTGCACGTGGACATCGAGGTTCGGCGCTACGCCTCGCGCGACGACGCGGTGCGCGCGATCAAGCAGGGCACGGCCGACCTGCTGGGCACGGCCAACCGTTACGAGACGCAGGACCCGCAACTGCGCAAATCCAGCGCCTATGCCGATGACCAGTCGGTACTGGTGGCGCGCACCGACTCGCCTCTGCCCCTGGACCCGGAACTGGCCGGCAAGCGCCTGGCGATGTTGTATCACTACCTGCCGGAACAGCAGGTGCGGGCGTTTTATCCCAAGGCGAATGTGCAGCTGTTTCCTTCGACGCTGGGGGCCGTCGGAGCGGTCGCCTTCGGCCAGGCGGACGTGTTCATCGGCGACGCCATCAGCACCCATTACCTGATCAGCAAGAACTACCTCAACAACGTGCAAATGGCGGACTTTTCGCCCATGGAGTCGGGGCGTTTCGCCTTTGCGATGGCCAACGACAGCGGGCCATTGCAGCGCATCGTCAATCAGGCGCTGGCGGCGGTCCCGACCAATGAGCGCATCAATATCCTGCGCCGCTGGGGGGCCGGTGGTTCGTCCATCGCCGGCAACCAGCGGCTGCAATTGAGCGTGGCCGAGCAACACTGGCTCGACGAGCATCCGCGCCTGACGGTGGCGATCAACGAAAACATGATGCCGATTTCCTTTATCGACAGTGAAGGCAAGTACCGCGGTATCAGCATTGATGTGCTGGCAAAAATCGGTTTGCGTACCGGGTTGAAGTTCGACTTTCAGCCGGTGAGCTCCGTGGGGCAAATGCTCGAAGGCATCCGCAATGGGCAGATCGACGTGGTGGCCGGTGTCAGCCCGAGCATCGAGCGCGAAACCGAGCTGCGCTTCACCCGACCGTTCCTGACCAGCCCCAATGTGCTGGTGACCCGGATCGGTCCGGACAGCCCCAGGACCCTGGATGACATGGCGGGCAAGACGCTGGCCGTGACCCAGGGCAACAGCGCCGGTGAATTCACCCGCCAGCATTTTCCCCAGGTCGAACTGGTCAACGCACCGCTGACCGGAGACGGGCTGGAGATGGTTGCCCAGGGCAAGACCGATGGCGCGATCAACTCGTTGATCAGTTCGCGGATCATGATTTCCCGGCAGTACCGCGACCGCCTGCAAGTGACCAGCACGGTGGGCATCGACCCGGCCCGCAGCACCCTGGCCACCGCACGTGATGCGGTGGAACTGCATTCGATCCTGGACAAGGCCCTGCTGAGCATCGCCCCGGAAGAAATTGATGAAATGACCGGCTACTGGCGCAACGACCTGATGGTCGAACAGAGTTTCTGGCTGCGTCACCGTCATGACATCCTCCAGGCATTCGCCGCGGCTGGCGTCCTGTTGCTGCTGGCGCTGGCCTGGATTGCCTGGCAGCGCCGGCAGATCCGCATGCGCCAGGTGCTGCTCGGCCAGTTGCAGGAGGCCAAGGATGCCGCGGACCAGGCCAACCGCGCCAAAACCACGTTCCTGGCGACCATGAGCCATGAAATCCGCACGCCCATGAACGCCTTGCTGGGCATGCTCGAGCTGGCGCTCAAGCGCGCGGATGAAGGCATCACCGACCGCGGCGCGATCGAGGTGGCGTCCAATGCCGGGCAGCAATTGCTGGCGTTGATCGGTGACATCCTGGACATCGCCCGCATTGAGTCCGGGCATTTGTCCCTGGCACCGGAGCGCGCCAATCTGCGCGCGCTGGTGGCCTCGGTGTGCCGGGTTTTCGAGGGGCTGGCGCGGCAGAAGAACCTCGATTGGCGAGTCGATCTGGACGAACGCAGCGGTTGTGACGTGCTGATCGACCCCACACGCTTCAAGCAGGTGCTGTCCAACCTGCTGAGCAACGCGATCAAGTTCACCCGCCAAGGTGAAGTGAGCCTGACATTGCGGACCGAGCCCAGGGACAAGGGGCACCTGATCATCAATCTGTGCATCGAAGACAGCGGCATCGGCATCAGTGCCTTCGACCAGCAGCGCCTGTTCAGCCCTTTCGTGCAGGCGGGCAACTCGCAGCAGTCCGGCCAGCAGGGTTCCGGGCTCGGGCTGGTGATCAGCCGCACCCTGTGCGAAATGATGGGCGGCGAGCTGCGGCTCGACAGCGCTCCGGGGCGTGGCACGCGGATTGACGTCAGCCTGGAACTGCCGTTGTTGAAAACCGTCGCCAGCAGCGATTTTGTCGAGAGCCCGAGCCCACAGCCCACCCGCGCACTGGCGATCCTGGTGGTTGACGATTACCCGGCCAACCGGTTGTTGATGAGTCGGCAACTGGCCTACCTCGGGCACCGCGTGGTGGAGGCGGAAGATGGTCGGCAAGGTTTCGAGAAATGGTGCGCATCGCCCTTCGATGTGCTGATCACCGATTGCAACATGCCGGTGGTCAACGGCTACGAACTGGCGGGTGCGATCCGTGACAGAGAACGTGAACAGGGACTGCCGGCGACGCTGATCCTGGGGTTTACCGCCAATGCGCAGCCCGAGGAAAAGGCCCGTTGCCTGGAGGCTGGCATGGACGACTGCCTGTTCAAGCCGATCCGCCTGGCGGACCTGGGGGCCTGGCTGGCGGCGCGGTTCGCCGATGAACCGATGACGACGGTCGTCGAGCCGCCCGCCCTGGCGAGCGAAATTGACTTGAGCGGTCTGGAGCGATACGTCGGCGAAGACCATGAACTGATCGAGCAGTTATTGCGCGACCTGCTGTTGAGCAACCGCAGCGATCGTGACGAATTGCTCAAGGTGCATGCCTTGGGCGACGAGGCGGGCCTGTGCACCCTCGCGCACCGTATCAAGGGTGGGGCGTTGATGGTGCGGGCGTCGACGCTGATCCAGTGCTGCGAAGCGCTCGAGCGCGCCTGCGGCGATGGCCGTGCGGCGCAGATCGACGTCGCCGTCGATCAGTTGCAGCAGGCCATGACGCGCTTGGAACAACAGCTCGCGCAAGGCTGA
- the dkgB gene encoding 2,5-didehydrogluconate reductase DkgB, with translation MSIPAFGLGTFRLQGQVVIDSVSTGLALGYRAIDTAQIYENEAEVGEAIAASGIERDALFITSKIWVANFARDRLIDSLKESLRKLQTDYLDLTLIHWPSPEDQVPVEEFMGALLEAKQMGLTRQIGISNFTIDLMKQAIAAIGAEHIATNQIELHPYLQNRKVVEFAQSQGIQITSYMTLAYGEVLKDPVIQQIAERLQATPAQVTLAWAMQLGYAVIPSSTRRANLESNLLACNLTLSDADMAAIASLDRGHRLTSPKGIAPHWD, from the coding sequence ATGTCTATCCCCGCATTCGGCCTCGGTACGTTTCGTCTGCAAGGCCAGGTGGTCATCGACTCGGTGAGCACCGGCCTGGCGCTGGGCTACCGGGCCATTGATACCGCACAGATCTACGAGAACGAAGCCGAGGTCGGTGAAGCCATCGCGGCCAGCGGCATCGAGCGCGACGCGTTGTTCATCACCAGCAAGATCTGGGTCGCCAACTTCGCCAGAGACCGTTTGATCGACAGCCTCAAGGAGAGCCTGCGCAAGCTGCAGACCGACTACCTGGACCTGACCCTGATTCACTGGCCATCGCCGGAAGACCAGGTGCCCGTCGAGGAATTCATGGGCGCCCTGCTCGAGGCCAAGCAAATGGGGTTGACCCGCCAGATCGGCATTTCCAACTTCACCATCGACCTGATGAAGCAGGCCATCGCCGCCATCGGTGCCGAGCACATCGCGACCAACCAGATCGAGCTGCACCCGTACCTGCAAAACCGCAAGGTCGTCGAGTTCGCCCAGAGCCAGGGCATCCAGATCACCTCCTACATGACCCTGGCCTATGGCGAAGTGCTGAAAGACCCGGTCATCCAGCAGATCGCCGAACGCCTGCAGGCCACACCCGCACAAGTCACCCTGGCCTGGGCCATGCAGCTGGGTTATGCGGTGATCCCGTCATCCACCCGCCGGGCCAACCTGGAAAGCAACCTGCTGGCCTGCAATCTGACCCTGAGCGACGCCGACATGGCCGCGATCGCCAGTCTCGACCGCGGTCATCGACTGACCAGCCCCAAGGGCATCGCACCGCACTGGGATTGA